The Bacillus sp. (in: firmicutes) genome has a window encoding:
- a CDS encoding SDR family oxidoreductase: protein MNNSNTQTFPPQHQDRQPGRESEMNPKPTSFVDYDPTKGKLAGKVALITGGDSGIGKAAAIYMAKEGADIAIVYFDEHNDANETKTIIEGMGKQCLLFSGDIGSETFCKEVVQQTVTHYRKLNILVNNAAEQHPQSSIEQISAQQLERTFRTNFFSYFFMTKAAVPHLTNGDVIINTTSVTAYKGHEQLIDYSATKGAIVTFTRSLALSLISQGIRVNGIAPGPIWTPLIPSTFPSEQVATFGSNTPMKRAGQPYELGPAFVFLASEDSSYMTGQILHINGGEIVNG from the coding sequence ATGAATAATTCCAATACTCAAACCTTTCCCCCACAACATCAAGATCGTCAACCTGGCCGAGAATCGGAGATGAATCCGAAGCCGACGAGTTTTGTCGACTATGATCCAACGAAAGGAAAATTAGCTGGAAAGGTAGCTCTTATTACAGGAGGAGATAGCGGTATCGGAAAAGCAGCGGCCATTTATATGGCAAAAGAAGGGGCTGATATCGCCATTGTTTATTTTGATGAACATAACGATGCGAATGAAACTAAAACCATCATTGAAGGAATGGGGAAGCAATGTCTCCTTTTTTCCGGTGATATAGGGAGTGAAACGTTTTGTAAAGAGGTCGTTCAACAGACGGTGACTCATTATAGGAAGCTAAATATTCTTGTCAATAACGCCGCAGAGCAACATCCGCAGTCATCGATTGAGCAGATCTCCGCGCAACAATTAGAACGCACGTTTCGAACGAACTTTTTCTCCTATTTTTTTATGACAAAAGCCGCCGTTCCTCATTTAACAAATGGGGATGTTATTATCAATACGACATCGGTCACCGCCTATAAAGGGCACGAACAATTAATCGATTATTCGGCAACGAAGGGAGCCATCGTTACGTTTACTCGTTCATTAGCCCTTTCACTTATCTCTCAAGGTATTCGGGTGAACGGGATTGCTCCAGGGCCGATTTGGACTCCCCTCATCCCATCGACATTTCCAAGTGAACAAGTAGCGACATTTGGCAGTAATACTCCGATGAAGCGAGCGGGACAACCGTACGAACTTGGACCTGCTTTTGTCTTTTTAGCGAGCGAAGATTCTAGTTACATGACGGGACAAATTTTGCACATCAACGGCGGAGAGATTGTCAATGGGTAA
- a CDS encoding DUF3941 domain-containing protein: protein MPHTSDNDKKAKDNQALRHEKNMVREKNRQAGKWQYSKKTDHL from the coding sequence ATGCCACATACATCCGATAATGATAAAAAAGCAAAGGACAATCAAGCGTTACGCCACGAAAAAAATATGGTACGGGAAAAAAATCGTCAAGCTGGAAAATGGCAATATTCGAAAAAAACCGATCACCTATAG
- a CDS encoding DegV family protein, producing MSFQLFADSACDLPLSFFEEHQVTLIPLRVHLNDHEYEDIKTIQSKEIFEAIRNGIVPKTSQASPQLLMELFTDLAKKGEKGLYIAFSSELSGTYQTAVMIRDQVKEDYPDLDLDIIDSKCASIGYGLVVLHAANRIKEGATKDEIIKEVQFRCQHMEHIFTVEDLDYLAKGGRVSKTSAVIGGLLNIKPILHVEDGKLIPIDKVRGRKKLFRTIIELMKQRGDKLDQQLIGISHGDDEESALQLKQMIQDEFGTSKFYIQMIGSAVGAHAGPGTLAVFFLNQMD from the coding sequence ATGTCATTCCAATTATTCGCAGATAGTGCATGTGATTTACCATTATCTTTTTTTGAAGAACATCAAGTCACATTAATTCCACTCCGTGTGCATTTAAACGATCACGAGTATGAAGATATAAAAACGATTCAAAGTAAAGAAATTTTTGAGGCCATTCGTAATGGCATCGTGCCAAAAACGTCCCAAGCCTCTCCTCAATTGTTAATGGAGCTTTTTACTGACTTAGCCAAGAAAGGGGAAAAAGGACTCTATATTGCTTTTTCTTCCGAACTTTCTGGAACCTATCAAACAGCGGTTATGATCCGTGATCAAGTAAAGGAAGATTATCCTGATCTTGATTTAGACATTATCGATTCGAAATGTGCTTCCATTGGTTACGGTTTAGTTGTCCTACATGCCGCTAACCGTATAAAAGAAGGGGCTACGAAAGATGAAATTATAAAAGAAGTACAATTCCGCTGTCAACACATGGAACATATTTTTACCGTAGAAGATTTAGATTATTTAGCTAAAGGTGGACGTGTATCCAAAACATCCGCGGTTATCGGCGGCTTACTCAATATTAAACCGATCTTACATGTAGAAGACGGAAAATTAATTCCAATTGATAAAGTTCGCGGCCGAAAAAAACTGTTCCGTACAATCATCGAGCTCATGAAACAACGTGGAGACAAACTCGACCAACAACTCATCGGAATTAGTCATGGAGACGATGAAGAAAGCGCCCTACAATTAAAACAAATGATTCAAGATGAATTCGGCACGTCCAAATTTTATATCCAAATGATCGGTTCAGCTGTTGGGGCTCATGCCGGTCCAGGGACTCTTGCTGTTTTTTTCTTAAACCAAATGGATTAA
- a CDS encoding DUF3813 domain-containing protein gives MGNQLFQQARNLTEQAKRAASTEDKSLKQSATAKAKNAMSSAFANSTIAEQRQLREMQNELESL, from the coding sequence ATGGGGAATCAGCTTTTTCAACAAGCCCGAAATTTAACTGAACAAGCAAAAAGAGCTGCGTCTACTGAAGACAAATCGTTGAAACAATCGGCCACTGCTAAGGCTAAAAACGCTATGTCCTCTGCATTTGCCAATTCGACAATAGCGGAACAGCGCCAACTTCGAGAAATGCAAAACGAATTAGAGTCACTTTAA